From Drosophila suzukii chromosome 2R, CBGP_Dsuzu_IsoJpt1.0, whole genome shotgun sequence, a single genomic window includes:
- the LRR gene encoding F-actin-uncapping protein LRRC16A isoform X2 has protein sequence MFASGDHNQSGLKRPYIKQKPKNKIFGSKKLKQPEESVKSILGRHTKILVKYMVKLETKGDKTENRVLVFTPVRVYLLSAKVPTKIECHFHYLDIVGVESKKSTHFSIITNDRPYSFVTTGDAGNFSSNADVILTDLASAIKQIFPTVPLKYIIRKVDIQPPERETIFSEEFRPSDPRNVGPCGGFSAQYACMCDFHGVPYREEVAWDVDTIYLSHDTRVLNLRDFDHLEPKDLMAIVSALEYNTFFRGLKAAHMRLSHETLERILHVLKRSMWLEELHLEALGLRWDFLNKLSLSVITNSNPAIRTIDLSHNIIEDKGASSLCALFGKIVQGAIHLSGPIAKVSKGLCKLALSHCGLTSKGVNQMSHSLTLNQSISNSLTYLDLSGNSLKDDITNLHNFLAQPNVLEHLDLASTDITLENLFGALLRGCATHLAHLNVSHNSFSTKKGKEIPPSFKQFFTSTFSLKHLNIAGCKLPMEALKNLLLGLACNESTAGLYLDLSSNTLGAQGAHVLESCIHGVRVLQSLDISDNNLDAELAPVLTAISKNPSIRTLHLTRSLTGMKPKHIPPVMDALVNLIQKDDFPLAELVLSENKLKHDLHDFINALGSNQSLQKLDISGNFMGDVGARLLAKALQINNRLRTIYMDKNGVTLQGYADIVYALEHNHSMRTIPFPVFDIAPHLKSHPDKTDAVMRKMQELLQRNCNGLKRGAGQGFRLQHGFMLSSTHQLVDKLVAETQDTISLAKGGSDSASAVQRLITDAENCKQLMPKLQEAVRNESHPIEMKLTRVASELSYTIKSYLEETLETMMRTGIEQCPKTLGNQIVVQDLRKGLAERLVVPEEFLQICLLNNAGSEIMNKVGEIEQSLAAAISDRATDEVLEALTRYRRGMGIAESPSVLLDEPQTPDIVRSRSSHDADGLIIRPGGRGSILPKLGLESPTKLEYLNLATPHLPTKRRSQVKKVRPQSVVENLSLGHFPDLLESPSSHRSSSQLSARAAIGAVALAGATNMTDSIAAMDDGGVDECCDSITELPSASFQLQHLVKGRPKRAKTRAPTRPLVTAECAGGSREIGEGLEHFFRPGSVTPTTLTPLVSPTSEECSSLSFVDSPTMSRDGNGHMTSEETTPILEERRPIKLERQSPLLKSASWATRSRSTDNLEKYSPLVGRKSPLVKMRTEGGPGSGTAGGPEETALPSSNLLKATAREDKTRSPSSDSIKNHATGEGSVIVKTGNGILRTPIVLQKPRPWSVVGSEPKASGELITGNGNVDSSKTTPERLEEDDVEVVTFGTNCGGSIVGITPGIALSSVGGGSIVGITPGAALEKKSVRELAAGLNRMEIPFKPPVMPRTLLSAGSARTSTSSTGSTSNGGSVVTSSTSTTVLNQSQTRSRIVSSTSSTGSTETITEHSSSSTSTSSSSHEKQHAKACASLISNEILSMRNGQLAAKSGSCAESSGVKRIAGKEISTLFEETLVEELQQSMANRRMFRDSPYTKEDVVDL, from the exons AAAGCGTCAAATCCATACTGGGTCGCCACACAAAGATACTCGTCAAGTATATGGTCAAATTGGAGACGAAAGGCGATAAGACGGAGAATCGTGTTCTG gTTTTTACTCCCGTGAGGGTCTATCTGCTCAGTGCCAAAGTGCCCACCAAG ATCGAATGCCATTTCCACTACCTGGACATTGTGGGGGTCGAGAGCAAGAAGTCCACCCACTTCTCCATTATTACCAACGATCGGCCATACTCGTTCGTCACCACCGGCGATGCGGGCAATTTCAGCTCG AACGCTGATGTCATTCTGACCGATCTGGCCTCGGCCATCAAGCAGATATTCCCAACAGTTCCTCTGAAATACATCATCCGAAAG GTTGATATACAGCCGCCGGAGCGGGAGACCATATTTTCCGAGGAATTCCGACCCTCCGATCCGAGAAATGTGGGTCCTTGTGGGGGATTCAGTGCCCAGTACGCCTGCATGTGCGATTTCCATGGGGTTCCATATCGCGAGGAGGTGGCCTGGGATGTGGACACCATTTACCTGTCCCACGACACGCGAGTTCTCAACCTGCGCGACTTTGACCACCTGGAACCAAA AGACTTGATGGCCATCGTTTCGGCGCTGGAATACAACACGTTTTTTCGTGGCCTGAAGGCGGCCCATATGCGACTGTCGCACGAGACCCTGGAACGCATCCTGCATGTCCTTAAGCGTTCGATGTGGCTGGAGGAGCTACATCTGGAGGCATTGGGCTTAAG ATGGGATTTCCTGAACAAGTTATCTTTATCTGTGATAACGAATAGCAATCCCGCCATTCGCACCATCGATCTGAGCCACAATATAATTGAGGATAAAG GAGCAAGTTCATTGTGCGCCCTATTTGGAAAGATTGTACAAG GTGCCATTCATCTATCCGGACCCATAGCCAAGGTGTCCAAGGGCCTGTGCAAACTGGCCCTGTCCCACTGCGGACTCACTTCGAAGGGAGTCAACCAGATGTCGCACTCGCTGACGCTCAATCAAAGTATTTCCAACTCGCTCACGTATCTAGACCTAAGTGGTAATAGTCTTAAAGATGATATAACC AATCTGCACAATTTTCTGGCTCAACCCAATGTGCTGGAGCACTTGGATCTGGCCTCGACTGACATCACGCTGGAAAAT TTATTTGGAGCTCTGTTGCGCGGCTGTGCCACGCATTTGGCCCACCTGAATGTCTCGCACAACTCGTTCAGCACCAAGAAGGGCAAGGAGATCCCGCCCTCGTTCAAGCAGTTCTTCACCAGCACCTTCAGCTTAAAGCACCTCAACATTGCCGGCTGTAAACTACCCATGGAGGCCCTGAAGAACCTGCTGCTCGGCCTGGCCTGCAACGAGTCCACAGCTGGGCTTTATCTGGATCTCAGCAGCAACACGCTGGGCGCCCAAGGTGCCCATGTGCTGGAGTCCTGCATCCACGGAGTGCGAGTGCTGCAAAGCCTGGACATCAGCGATAACA ATCTGGATGCTGAGCTGGCGCCCGTGCTGACGGCCATTTCGAAGAACCCCTCAATTCGGACGCTACATCTGACCCGCAGTCTCACGGGCATGAAGCCCAAGCACATCCCGCCCGTCATGGACGCCCTGGTTAACCTCATCCAAAAGGATGACTTCCCGCTGGCCGAGCTGGTGCTTTCGGAGAACAAACTGAAGCATGATCTGCACGACTTCATCAACGCACTCGGCAGCAACCAAAGTCTCCAGAAGCTGGATATCAGTGGCAACTTCATGGGCGATGTGGGCGCCCGTCTCCTGGCCAAAGCTCTTCAGATCAACAACCGGCTGCGGACCATTTACATGGACAAGAACGGAGTGACGCTGCAGGGCTATGCGGACATAGTTTATGCGCTGGAGCACAACCACAGCATGCGCACCATACCCTTTCCCGTCTTCGATATCGCACCGCATTTGAAGAGTCATCCGGACAAGACGGATGCGGTGATGCGGAAAATGCAGGAGCTTCTGCAGCGAAACTGCAACGGATTGAAGAGGGGCGCCGGACAGGGATTCCGGCTGCAGCACGGCTTCATGCTCTCCTCCACCCATCAGCTGGTGGATAAATTGGTGGCCGAGACACAGGACACCATTTCACTGGCCAAGGGAGGCAGTGATTCAGCTTCGGCAGTGCAGCGATTGATCACCGACGCCGAGAACTGCAAGCAGCTGATGCCCAAGCTGCAGGAAGCCGTTCGCAACGAAAGCCATCCCATCGAGATGAAGCTGACCCGAGTGGCCAGCGAACTGAGCTACACAATCAAGAGCTATCTGGAGGAGACGCTGGAGACTATGATGCGGACTGGGATCGAGCAGTGTCCCAAGACGCTGGGTAACCAGATCGTAGTGCAGGACCTTCGAAAAGGTCTAGCCGAGCGTCTTGTGGTTCCCGAAGAATTTCTGCAGATCTGTCTACTCAACAACGCCGGCAGCGAGATCATGAACAAAGTTGG TGAGATTGAACAATCCCTGGCCGCCGCCATCTCAGATCGGGCCACAGATGAGGTGCTGGAGGCCCTGACTCGCTATCGCCGTGGCATGGGCATCGCGGAGTCGCCATCGGTGCTGCTGGACGAACCGCAGACGCCGGACATCGTGCGCAGTCGCTCCAGTCAT GATGCGGATGGTTTGATCATTCGGCCGGGTGGACGAGGTTCGATATTGCCCAAACTGGGCTTGGAATCGCCCACT aAATTGGAATATCTCAACCTT GCCACTCCGCATCTGCCCACCAAGCGACGCAGCCAGGTGAAGAAGGTGCGTCCCCAGTCAGTGGTGGAGAATCTCAGCCTGGGCCACTTCCCTGACCTTCTGGAGTCGCCCTCCTCGCACCGCTCCAGCTCCCAGTTGTCCGCCCGTGCAGCTATCGGTGCCGTTGCCTTGGCGGGAGCCACTAACATGACCGACAGCATCGCGGCCATGGACGATGGGGGTGTGGATGAGTGCTGCGACTCGATCACTGAGCTGCCCAGCGCCTCGTTCCAGCTGCAGCACCTGGTCAAAGGTCGGCCGAAGCGAGCCAAGACGCGTGCACCCACCCGCCCCTTGGTCACTGCCGAGTGTGCCGGTGGCAGCAGGGAGATCGGAGAGGGTCTGGAGCACTTCTTCCGGCCCGGATCGGTGACGCCCACCACTCTGACCCCGTTGGTTTCGCCCACGTCGGAGGAATGCAGTTCGTTGTCGTTTGTGGACAGTCCCACGATGAGCCGCGATGGCAATGGACATATGACTTCCGAGGAGACCACGCCCATTCTGGAGGAGCGCCGACCAATCAAATTGGAGCGCCAGTCGCCATTGCTCAAGA GTGCCTCATGGGCCACCCGTTCCCGCTCCACGGACAATCTGGAGAAGTATTCACCGCTGGTGGGACGTAAATCGCCTCTGGTCAAGATGCGCACAGAAGGCGGTCCAGGATCGGGAACTGCCGGCGGCCCTGAAGAGACAGCGTTGCCCAGCTCAAATCTTTTAAAGGCTACCGCAAGGGAGGATAAAACACGTTCGCCCAGCAGCGATTCGATTAAAAACCATGCCACTGGCGAGGGTAGCGTAATTGTGAAGACGGGTAATGGCATCCTGCGAACGCCTATAGTGCTGCAGAAACCTCGACCATGGTCGGTGGTGGGCAGCGAGCCGAAGGCAAGCGGGGAGCTGATCACAGGCAATGGTAATGTCGATTCCAGCAAGACCACACCGGAAAGACTGGAAGAAG ATGATGTTGAGGTAGTGACCTTTGGAACGAACTGCGGTGGCTCCATTGTTGGCATCACGCCGGGAATAGCCTTATCATCCGTTGGCGGTGGCAGCATTGTGGGCATTACTCCAG GAGCTGCCCTAGAAAAGAAGTCTGTGCGAGAACTTGCAGCGGGTCTCAATAGAATGG AAATCCCCTTCAAGCCGCCAGTTATGCCTAGAACGCTGCTGAGCGCAGGAAGTGCCCGCACGAGCACCTCCTCCACTGGCTCCACCTCCAATGGTGGGTCAGTAGTCACATCCAGCACATCGACGACAGTATTAAACCAGAGCCAGACGCGATCGAGGATCGTGAGCTCGACGAGTAGCACTGGCAGCACTGAGACCATCACAGagcacagcagcagcagcacaagCACCTCATCCAGCAGCCACGAGAAGCAGCATGCCAAGGCCTGTGCGAGTCTGATAAGCAACGAGATTCTGAGCATGCGCAACGGGCAGTTGGCGGCCAAATCTGGAAGTTGCGCCGAGAGCAGCGGCGTGAAGCGGATCGCCGGCAAGGAGATCTCAACGTTATTCGAG GAGACATTAGTTGAAGAACTGCAGCAGAGCATGGCGAACAGACGCATGTTTAGAGACTCGCCCTACACCAAGGAGGATGTCGTTGATTTATAA
- the LRR gene encoding F-actin-uncapping protein LRRC16A isoform X10, with the protein MFASGDHNQSGLKRPYIKQKPKNKIFGSKKLKQPEESVKSILGRHTKILVKYMVKLETKGDKTENRVLVFTPVRVYLLSAKVPTKIECHFHYLDIVGVESKKSTHFSIITNDRPYSFVTTGDAGNFSSNADVILTDLASAIKQIFPTVPLKYIIRKVDIQPPERETIFSEEFRPSDPRNVGPCGGFSAQYACMCDFHGVPYREEVAWDVDTIYLSHDTRVLNLRDFDHLEPKDLMAIVSALEYNTFFRGLKAAHMRLSHETLERILHVLKRSMWLEELHLEALGLRWDFLNKLSLSVITNSNPAIRTIDLSHNIIEDKGASSLCALFGKIVQGAIHLSGPIAKVSKGLCKLALSHCGLTSKGVNQMSHSLTLNQSISNSLTYLDLSGNSLKDDITNLHNFLAQPNVLEHLDLASTDITLENLFGALLRGCATHLAHLNVSHNSFSTKKGKEIPPSFKQFFTSTFSLKHLNIAGCKLPMEALKNLLLGLACNESTAGLYLDLSSNTLGAQGAHVLESCIHGVRVLQSLDISDNNLDAELAPVLTAISKNPSIRTLHLTRSLTGMKPKHIPPVMDALVNLIQKDDFPLAELVLSENKLKHDLHDFINALGSNQSLQKLDISGNFMGDVGARLLAKALQINNRLRTIYMDKNGVTLQGYADIVYALEHNHSMRTIPFPVFDIAPHLKSHPDKTDAVMRKMQELLQRNCNGLKRGAGQGFRLQHGFMLSSTHQLVDKLVAETQDTISLAKGGSDSASAVQRLITDAENCKQLMPKLQEAVRNESHPIEMKLTRVASELSYTIKSYLEETLETMMRTGIEQCPKTLGNQIVVQDLRKGLAERLVVPEEFLQICLLNNAGSEIMNKVGEIEQSLAAAISDRATDEVLEALTRYRRGMGIAESPSVLLDEPQTPDIVRSRSSHDADGLIIRPGGRGSILPKLGLESPTKLEYLNLATPHLPTKRRSQVKKVRPQSVVENLSLGHFPDLLESPSSHRSSSQLSARAAIGAVALAGATNMTDSIAAMDDGGVDECCDSITELPSASFQLQHLVKGRPKRAKTRAPTRPLVTAECAGGSREIGEGLEHFFRPGSVTPTTLTPLVSPTSEECSSLSFVDSPTMSRDGNGHMTSEETTPILEERRPIKLERQSPLLKSASWATRSRSTDNLEKYSPLVGRKSPLVKMRTEGGPGSGTAGGPEETALPSSNLLKATAREDKTRSPSSDSIKNHATGEGSVIVKTGNGILRTPIVLQKPRPWSVVGSEPKASGELITGNGNVDSSKTTPERLEEDDVEVVTFGTNCGGSIVGITPGIALSSVGGGSIVGITPGAALEKKSVRELAAGLNRMGDIS; encoded by the exons AAAGCGTCAAATCCATACTGGGTCGCCACACAAAGATACTCGTCAAGTATATGGTCAAATTGGAGACGAAAGGCGATAAGACGGAGAATCGTGTTCTG gTTTTTACTCCCGTGAGGGTCTATCTGCTCAGTGCCAAAGTGCCCACCAAG ATCGAATGCCATTTCCACTACCTGGACATTGTGGGGGTCGAGAGCAAGAAGTCCACCCACTTCTCCATTATTACCAACGATCGGCCATACTCGTTCGTCACCACCGGCGATGCGGGCAATTTCAGCTCG AACGCTGATGTCATTCTGACCGATCTGGCCTCGGCCATCAAGCAGATATTCCCAACAGTTCCTCTGAAATACATCATCCGAAAG GTTGATATACAGCCGCCGGAGCGGGAGACCATATTTTCCGAGGAATTCCGACCCTCCGATCCGAGAAATGTGGGTCCTTGTGGGGGATTCAGTGCCCAGTACGCCTGCATGTGCGATTTCCATGGGGTTCCATATCGCGAGGAGGTGGCCTGGGATGTGGACACCATTTACCTGTCCCACGACACGCGAGTTCTCAACCTGCGCGACTTTGACCACCTGGAACCAAA AGACTTGATGGCCATCGTTTCGGCGCTGGAATACAACACGTTTTTTCGTGGCCTGAAGGCGGCCCATATGCGACTGTCGCACGAGACCCTGGAACGCATCCTGCATGTCCTTAAGCGTTCGATGTGGCTGGAGGAGCTACATCTGGAGGCATTGGGCTTAAG ATGGGATTTCCTGAACAAGTTATCTTTATCTGTGATAACGAATAGCAATCCCGCCATTCGCACCATCGATCTGAGCCACAATATAATTGAGGATAAAG GAGCAAGTTCATTGTGCGCCCTATTTGGAAAGATTGTACAAG GTGCCATTCATCTATCCGGACCCATAGCCAAGGTGTCCAAGGGCCTGTGCAAACTGGCCCTGTCCCACTGCGGACTCACTTCGAAGGGAGTCAACCAGATGTCGCACTCGCTGACGCTCAATCAAAGTATTTCCAACTCGCTCACGTATCTAGACCTAAGTGGTAATAGTCTTAAAGATGATATAACC AATCTGCACAATTTTCTGGCTCAACCCAATGTGCTGGAGCACTTGGATCTGGCCTCGACTGACATCACGCTGGAAAAT TTATTTGGAGCTCTGTTGCGCGGCTGTGCCACGCATTTGGCCCACCTGAATGTCTCGCACAACTCGTTCAGCACCAAGAAGGGCAAGGAGATCCCGCCCTCGTTCAAGCAGTTCTTCACCAGCACCTTCAGCTTAAAGCACCTCAACATTGCCGGCTGTAAACTACCCATGGAGGCCCTGAAGAACCTGCTGCTCGGCCTGGCCTGCAACGAGTCCACAGCTGGGCTTTATCTGGATCTCAGCAGCAACACGCTGGGCGCCCAAGGTGCCCATGTGCTGGAGTCCTGCATCCACGGAGTGCGAGTGCTGCAAAGCCTGGACATCAGCGATAACA ATCTGGATGCTGAGCTGGCGCCCGTGCTGACGGCCATTTCGAAGAACCCCTCAATTCGGACGCTACATCTGACCCGCAGTCTCACGGGCATGAAGCCCAAGCACATCCCGCCCGTCATGGACGCCCTGGTTAACCTCATCCAAAAGGATGACTTCCCGCTGGCCGAGCTGGTGCTTTCGGAGAACAAACTGAAGCATGATCTGCACGACTTCATCAACGCACTCGGCAGCAACCAAAGTCTCCAGAAGCTGGATATCAGTGGCAACTTCATGGGCGATGTGGGCGCCCGTCTCCTGGCCAAAGCTCTTCAGATCAACAACCGGCTGCGGACCATTTACATGGACAAGAACGGAGTGACGCTGCAGGGCTATGCGGACATAGTTTATGCGCTGGAGCACAACCACAGCATGCGCACCATACCCTTTCCCGTCTTCGATATCGCACCGCATTTGAAGAGTCATCCGGACAAGACGGATGCGGTGATGCGGAAAATGCAGGAGCTTCTGCAGCGAAACTGCAACGGATTGAAGAGGGGCGCCGGACAGGGATTCCGGCTGCAGCACGGCTTCATGCTCTCCTCCACCCATCAGCTGGTGGATAAATTGGTGGCCGAGACACAGGACACCATTTCACTGGCCAAGGGAGGCAGTGATTCAGCTTCGGCAGTGCAGCGATTGATCACCGACGCCGAGAACTGCAAGCAGCTGATGCCCAAGCTGCAGGAAGCCGTTCGCAACGAAAGCCATCCCATCGAGATGAAGCTGACCCGAGTGGCCAGCGAACTGAGCTACACAATCAAGAGCTATCTGGAGGAGACGCTGGAGACTATGATGCGGACTGGGATCGAGCAGTGTCCCAAGACGCTGGGTAACCAGATCGTAGTGCAGGACCTTCGAAAAGGTCTAGCCGAGCGTCTTGTGGTTCCCGAAGAATTTCTGCAGATCTGTCTACTCAACAACGCCGGCAGCGAGATCATGAACAAAGTTGG TGAGATTGAACAATCCCTGGCCGCCGCCATCTCAGATCGGGCCACAGATGAGGTGCTGGAGGCCCTGACTCGCTATCGCCGTGGCATGGGCATCGCGGAGTCGCCATCGGTGCTGCTGGACGAACCGCAGACGCCGGACATCGTGCGCAGTCGCTCCAGTCAT GATGCGGATGGTTTGATCATTCGGCCGGGTGGACGAGGTTCGATATTGCCCAAACTGGGCTTGGAATCGCCCACT aAATTGGAATATCTCAACCTT GCCACTCCGCATCTGCCCACCAAGCGACGCAGCCAGGTGAAGAAGGTGCGTCCCCAGTCAGTGGTGGAGAATCTCAGCCTGGGCCACTTCCCTGACCTTCTGGAGTCGCCCTCCTCGCACCGCTCCAGCTCCCAGTTGTCCGCCCGTGCAGCTATCGGTGCCGTTGCCTTGGCGGGAGCCACTAACATGACCGACAGCATCGCGGCCATGGACGATGGGGGTGTGGATGAGTGCTGCGACTCGATCACTGAGCTGCCCAGCGCCTCGTTCCAGCTGCAGCACCTGGTCAAAGGTCGGCCGAAGCGAGCCAAGACGCGTGCACCCACCCGCCCCTTGGTCACTGCCGAGTGTGCCGGTGGCAGCAGGGAGATCGGAGAGGGTCTGGAGCACTTCTTCCGGCCCGGATCGGTGACGCCCACCACTCTGACCCCGTTGGTTTCGCCCACGTCGGAGGAATGCAGTTCGTTGTCGTTTGTGGACAGTCCCACGATGAGCCGCGATGGCAATGGACATATGACTTCCGAGGAGACCACGCCCATTCTGGAGGAGCGCCGACCAATCAAATTGGAGCGCCAGTCGCCATTGCTCAAGA GTGCCTCATGGGCCACCCGTTCCCGCTCCACGGACAATCTGGAGAAGTATTCACCGCTGGTGGGACGTAAATCGCCTCTGGTCAAGATGCGCACAGAAGGCGGTCCAGGATCGGGAACTGCCGGCGGCCCTGAAGAGACAGCGTTGCCCAGCTCAAATCTTTTAAAGGCTACCGCAAGGGAGGATAAAACACGTTCGCCCAGCAGCGATTCGATTAAAAACCATGCCACTGGCGAGGGTAGCGTAATTGTGAAGACGGGTAATGGCATCCTGCGAACGCCTATAGTGCTGCAGAAACCTCGACCATGGTCGGTGGTGGGCAGCGAGCCGAAGGCAAGCGGGGAGCTGATCACAGGCAATGGTAATGTCGATTCCAGCAAGACCACACCGGAAAGACTGGAAGAAG ATGATGTTGAGGTAGTGACCTTTGGAACGAACTGCGGTGGCTCCATTGTTGGCATCACGCCGGGAATAGCCTTATCATCCGTTGGCGGTGGCAGCATTGTGGGCATTACTCCAG GAGCTGCCCTAGAAAAGAAGTCTGTGCGAGAACTTGCAGCGGGTCTCAATAGAATGG GAGACATTAGTTGA